The following coding sequences lie in one Chryseobacterium culicis genomic window:
- a CDS encoding PepSY-associated TM helix domain-containing protein, protein MQQTGNKKSKGTFKKYILKAHLWLGLFSGIIVLVVSLSGAFFVFNEDITAALRKETTFHGEKDIQHKKPIPIRELKDMVNAQLKNEIVKTDEVTIPIDPARSYQFGLIKVNEEGWNHFNTFIVFKNVYVNQYTGKVLAIYDVKNNPFFICMTLHRSLLLSNKIGGTIVGISTIIFVIMLITGIILWWPKNKKMRQQRLWFRWEKVKGWRRKNYDVHNILGFYASFLAIVVAITGIMYSFRITQVWVYALLNGFSTATPDYSQYKTTAPESLETATTIDRIIEQVKTHYPQAYSFGIDLEDHAEADHKHDNLSIWIKDKEFTYAESSMMIFDEHSGKLLFNHPHEDKPMAERATDATYDLHVGAFFGMPGKILAFIMSLFCASLPITGFMIWWGRKNKKKPTT, encoded by the coding sequence ATGCAGCAGACCGGTAACAAAAAATCAAAAGGAACCTTCAAAAAATATATTCTGAAAGCTCATTTATGGCTCGGATTGTTTTCAGGTATTATTGTATTGGTAGTTTCGCTGTCAGGTGCTTTTTTTGTTTTCAATGAAGACATTACCGCTGCATTACGCAAGGAAACCACCTTTCATGGAGAAAAAGATATTCAGCATAAGAAGCCAATTCCTATACGCGAGTTAAAAGATATGGTGAATGCCCAGCTGAAAAATGAAATCGTAAAAACAGATGAAGTAACGATTCCTATAGATCCCGCCCGCTCTTATCAATTCGGATTGATTAAAGTTAATGAAGAAGGTTGGAATCACTTCAATACCTTCATTGTTTTTAAAAACGTTTATGTCAATCAATACACAGGAAAGGTACTCGCAATATATGATGTAAAAAATAATCCTTTCTTTATCTGCATGACTCTGCACCGCTCATTGCTGTTAAGCAATAAAATTGGTGGTACTATCGTGGGAATATCTACCATCATCTTTGTCATAATGTTGATTACCGGAATTATCCTATGGTGGCCGAAGAATAAAAAAATGCGTCAACAGCGTCTATGGTTCCGTTGGGAGAAGGTAAAAGGCTGGCGACGTAAAAACTACGACGTACACAATATCCTTGGGTTTTATGCCTCTTTTCTAGCGATTGTTGTAGCCATTACTGGTATTATGTATTCGTTTCGGATTACCCAGGTGTGGGTATATGCTTTACTCAATGGCTTTTCCACTGCTACCCCAGATTACAGTCAATATAAAACAACCGCTCCGGAATCTTTGGAGACTGCAACAACCATAGACCGTATCATAGAACAGGTAAAAACTCATTATCCACAAGCTTATTCTTTTGGAATTGATCTGGAAGACCATGCTGAAGCAGATCACAAACACGATAATTTAAGCATATGGATCAAGGATAAAGAATTCACATATGCTGAGTCTTCCATGATGATTTTCGATGAGCACTCCGGGAAGCTTTTATTTAACCATCCCCACGAAGACAAACCTATGGCTGAAAGAGCTACAGATGCTACGTATGATCTTCATGTAGGAGCTTTTTTTGGAATGCCCGGAAAAATTCTGGCCTTTATCATGAGTTTATTCTGTGCCTCATTGCCCATAACCGGATTTATGATCTGGTGGGGCAGAAAAAATAAAAAAAAACCAACAACCTAA